From Arachis stenosperma cultivar V10309 chromosome 2, arast.V10309.gnm1.PFL2, whole genome shotgun sequence, one genomic window encodes:
- the LOC130962611 gene encoding deoxyuridine 5'-triphosphate nucleotidohydrolase-like, translating into MAIFVAAVIVFVYFGGSGDYGSFEPPFSHKLSDNTVLPSRVSPLSADYDLSSDVETKIPTKGKALVATDLSISILEGTYARIAPRSGLPLKHWIDVGAGVIDADYKRPIGMILFNQSTISGLLS; encoded by the exons ATGGCAATTTTTGTTGCTGCCGTAATTgtctttgtatattttggcgGTTCTGGTGATTATGGCAGTTTTGAACCGCCGTTTTCACAc AAGCTCTCCGACAACACTGTTCTTCCCTCTAGGGTTTCTCCTCTCTCCGCCGATTACGATCTCTCCAG TGATGTGGAGACGAAGATTCCGACGAAAGGCAAGGCTCTGGTGGCTACTGACCTCAGCATTTCAATTCTAGAAGGCACCTATGCCCGCATTG CTCCACGATCGGGTCTTCCGTTGAAGCATTGGATTGACGTTGGTGCGGGGGTGATTGACGCCGATTACAAAAGACCGATTGGGATGATACTGTTCAACCAGTCGACGATCTCAGGTCTTCTTTCGTAA